A window of Hymenobacter siberiensis genomic DNA:
CTTTCAACGTGACCTACAGCGGCACCGTGAGCGGCCAGGATGTGTACGTGCTGGGCAGCACCGCCCAGCTCGGGGCCTGGAATACGGCCAACGCCATCAAGCTCAGCGGCGCGGCCTACCCCGTCTGGAAAGGCACCATCAACCCGACCAGCGGCACGGCGGTTAGCTTTAAATACATCCGCAAGGACGCGGCCGGCAACGTGCTGTACGAGGGCGGCGCCAACCGCACCTTCACCCCCAGCGGCACCAGCCAGACGCGCAACGACACCTGGCAGTAAGGCCTGGCTTTTGCGACACATTAGAAAGGCGGACCCATTCGGTCCGCCTTTTTTTGGAGTTGTTTAGAAAGTCACAAAAGGTGCTCAAACGGTCATGCTCCGCTGCGCGCTGCATGACCGTTCGGGGACTTTCTAAACAGCTTCTTTGTATGTGCAAGACGTTATGGCCGGCAAATCTTTCCTTTTTGCTTGTTATTAGGAAAAGTTCTATCAGTCAGACGGCGACCTTATGCGAATGGATGTTTCAGCAGCAGCTCCTTAGCTGAGCTGGTGCCAGCCCCAGCGCAGCAGCAACACACTACCCCAGCCCACCAACCCCACAATGGCAACCAGCACCACCAGCAACAGCAGTATCAGGCCCCGGCCGCTGCCGCCGTGCCGTCCCTCGGCGTAGTGGCGGCGCAGCAGGGCCACGTTGCGCTCGTTGCTTTTGTAGGCAAAGTCGAACACGTTGCCGATGATGGGAATGCCGCCCACCACCGTATCGATGAGAATATTGAGCGCCATGCGCACCACTACCGCCCCACTGGCCCCGTGCCGCGCCATGGTGAGCAGCAAGGCAATGGAAACCACGGTGGTCGACAAATCACCGACCACCGGGAGCAGCCCCAACAGCGGGTCGAGCCCGAAGCGGAAGCGGGTACCCGGCAGCTGAAACTGGCTGTCCATAAGCCGAGCCACGCGCTCGACCCAGCGCAGGCGCTCATCGGCATCGAAGGAAGGGAACGGTGGTGGTGGCTGAGTTCGGGGAAGCATAAGCAGGGCTTTCGGGGCAGTACGTACATTGACGACCAAACGATGGCCCACGCGGCGCGAAACCGGCCCGACGGCCCGGGGCCTAACGGGCCGCGATGCCGCCCGGCTCAGCCACACCCGCCGGCTTGCGGCGCAGCGTTTCATACAGCACCAGCGCCACCAGCAGCCCAAACAGGATGAGCGAGGAACCTTCGGTACCGAAGCCCAGCCCCTGCTTCGCGGTGGGCTTGGTGAGCAGGTCGCCAAACGTGGCCCCAAACGGCCGCGTGAGCACAAACGCCGCCCAAAACAGCAGCACCCGCGAGATGCCGGTGAAGTAATAGGCCAGCACCAGCACCGCCAGCAGGCCGCCAATGAGCAAGGCACCGCCCCCAAAGCCCAACCCGGAATCATCGGCCAGAAAATCGCCCAGAGCCGTGCCCAGCGTGTTCGACACCAGAATGGCGGCCCAGTAAAAGACCTCCCCGGTGCGCGTCCTGATTTCCGTCACGGACAACGACTTTTCGCGCAGCCACCACAGGCCCAACACCAGCCCCAGCAGCGACACCAAAATCAACGAGCCGGTGGCATAGCCCAGGCCCAAGGTACGGTCCATGTAGTCGGACATGGTGGTGCCGGCCGTGCTCGTGGCCAGAATGGTGGCCCAGTACAGTACCGGAATGTAGCGGGACATGGCCAGCTGGCCAGCCAGCACCACCAGGAATATACCCAGCAGAATAAGCGAGCTGGTGCCGTAGCCCACGTTCATGGTTTGGGCCAACAGGTCGCCGGCGGTTTCGCCAAGGGTGGTGGCGCAGATTTTGGTAATCCAGAACAGCAGGGTGACTTGGGCGATTTTATTCATGGGAAATCCTGAGTGGTGCACAAAAATCACTGATATTCCTGTCTGTTTTCTGTTATTACGCAGATAAAATGCTGCTGTATTCAACTCAACTTGACGAGCTAAATGGTGAAGCTGTTTAGAAAGTCCCCGAACGGTCATGCAGCGCGCAGCGAAGCATCTTGCTCGCATCCTCAGGCCCGTTCAACGATGCGAGCAAGATGCTTCGCTGCGCGCTGCATGACCGTTTGAGTACCTTTTGTGACTTTCTAAACAGCTTCGGTATTTCAGGAGTATAACTGCATTATTGCGTCGGCAGCGGCGGCGGCCCCGACAGCCGGACGCGGGCAATTTTGTAGTAGTGCGCCAGAAACAAATTATTCTTCTGCCCAGCATCCTCAAACAACTCTACGTGGACATCTGCGCGCTGCCGAGCCGATGGAATGGGGGCGAGCAAGCCCATAGCTCGCGGCAACTGCAAAGGCGGCAGCACCGCTTCGGCCCCACCTCGGCGGCTGACAGCCGCCAGCCGCTCGTAGCGAGCCTGCATTTGCAACGCATAGTCGGGGGCCATGAACAGCAGTTCCTGCCAGGCGCGGCGGGCTTGGCCCGTGAGCAGTAGCACCAGCGCCAGCCCCGTAAGCGTGAGCGTAGCGGCCTGCCCACGCAGCCGGCCGGGCCCGGCCGGTGCCCACTGCCGGACCCACAGTGCCAGCACCGTAGTCGACACTAGTAACTGCACCACCAGCACATTAACTACCCGGTCGGGCATGGCTTCCACCCATTTATCGTGCATAAAAAATGCCTTCAGGAAGGCTACTCCGGCGCAGTTCAACAGGACGTAACCCGCCAGCACCAGTACCAACTCCCGCCGCCGGGGACGCGGGCGAACCTGCCCGGCCGAAGTGAGCAGCACGGCAGCAGCCAGCACCAACGCAGCCCCGGCCACCGGTGGGCGAGCCGTCATGCGTGCCGCCGCGAGGGCAGTGCGCGGAGCCAGCAGTACCCAGCGGTGATAAGGCCCGGCCGCATCGGGGGCGGCCATGCCGTGGCGCTGCCGGTTGCCGGGAGCGCCGACAAGCAGCCCCGCCGTAAGGAGAAACGCGCCGCCCCATACCATCCACAGCCCCCGAAAACCGACTGGCGCAGGCATACCGCTGGCCCAGGGCCAAGCCCCCAGCCCAGCCAGCAGCACGCCGCAGCATAGCATGGCCACTTCGCCACCGCCCACGGCCCCTACCAAACACACCGTAGCCACGCTGGCCCAGCGCCGCCGATAAGGTGCCCCCGGGAGCAACTGCCTCGCCCGGAGCGCGGCGGCGGCAAAACCCAACGTAAGCACTAGAGCGTGAGGATAATTACCTTTGCTTTGGCAATCGTTTATAACGAAGAAATTATTTATGCGAAGACATGAGATTAGCGATGCTCAATGGCTGGCGGTGAGCCCCCTTTTGTCGGGCAAAGCCACGGATTGCGGGGTAACGGGCAAAGACAACCGCTTGTTTTTCAACGCAGTCGTGTGGATAATGCGCACCGGCTGCCCGTGGGCCGACCTACCCGAACGCTTCGGCAAATTCAACACCGTGTGCAAGCGCTTCCGGCGTATGGCGACCAAAGGGGTTTGGGAGCGGGCCTTCCAGGCCCTACAAGCCCCCGAACTGGACTGGGTCATGCTCGATTCGACCGTCGTGCGGGCGCACCAGCATTCAGCAGGCCAAAAAAAAGCACCGCCGCCACCGAGTGCCTCGGACGCAGCCGCGGGGGCATCGGCACCAAAATTCACGCCTGCGTGGAGTCGCTGGGCAACGCCGTGCGGCTGATTGCGACCGAAGGCCAGGCGGGCGACAGCCTGCAGGCGCTGCCCTTGCTGGCGGACCTGCAGCCGGGCAAAGTGCTGGCCGACACGGCTTACGACAGCGACGCAACCCACGCCTATTGCACCGAAAAGGGCATCGAAGCCGTCATTCCCAGCCATCCTAACCGGGTAGAACCCTTGGCAATGGACGAAGAAACCTACCGCGACCGCAACAAAGTCGAGCGCTTTTTTGGCCGCCTCAAGCAATACCGCCGCCTAGCCACCCGCTACGAAAAAACCGCCGTTTCCTTCCTCGCCTTTTGGCATATTGGTGCTACGCTAGATTGGCTTAGGTAAATAGATAAATCTTTGATTGTCCTCACGCTCTAGCGGCAGCATATAATTCACCGCCCCGCTGTACCAGAAAAGTAGCGTAAACGGCTCGGGTAGCGCATTCAGCGCCAATACGCCCACGGCCATAGCTAGCGCCCAGCTCATTCCACGGGCGGGCCCCATCTGCGCGGGGGGCTAGAGCCAGTTCCACGGCCCGCAACAGCTTCTGCAAGGCACCTATTAAGGCTAGCCCTAGCGCCAGCAACACCCCGCGTAACGCCCATAGCCCCGCCGGCGCAGCCCCATGGCGCGGTCCATATGACAACGGATTGAGCAGCGTAGATACGCCAATAGCTACAAAGCGTCCCGACCAGTACCAGTACCACTGCGCTCCCCAACGCCCCAGCTTGGCGACAGTGGCAGTGTTGTCGAAGTCATCGATGGCGGGCTGGGCAAATAGCATTAGCCCCAGAAAGGGCAGCAGCGCCAGCAGCAACAGGCCCATCATCACCGGACGGGAGCAAAAAAGCCGGGAGGGAGGCCTCATAAACACCGTAAAGATGCACCCTTCTTGGCATCAGCGCGAAGACTCGACACGCAAAAACGCCCCGCGCACCAATTGGTACGCGGGGCGTTTTCGTATTTCGGCGCGAACTGAAAGTCCGCGCTACGGCGGGGATTACCGGCGCTTGCGCGGCTTTTCCTCATCGTCCTCGTCGTCCTCATCCTCACCGAAGGTGGGCATGGTGAACATCGACGACAGTAAATCCTTGAACTGCGCGCCGGCCGTGAGGCGGTTGCGCGAAATCAGGCTGTGCTCGCTCAGGCCGTGGAGCAGGAATTCCATGAGGAAATAAGTGTGCTCGGGCGTTTCGTTGGGGTGCAGCTCGGTCACGATGTCGCGCAGGCCGGGCACCAGGTCGAGCGCGTGCTTGTAGTCCTCGGTGCTGGCGTCGTGCAGCAAATCCAGCGTGTGACCGTTGCCGAACCACTCCTGAATGGCCTTGTAGGGCGAGGGGCGGTTCTTGAGCTTCTTGCTCTTGTCGGGGTCGGGGAAGTAGTTCAGGAACAGCGTGCGGATGGCCTTACCCATCAGCTTCTCGGCCACTATGCCCGCACCCTCCTGCTCGCCTTCGTACACCAGCTCCACCTTACCCGTTACGGCGGGCACGGCCGAAATGAAGTCGCCCAGGCGCACGTAGGTGTTGGCTTCGCCATTCACCAAGGCGCGGCGCTCAGCCCCGGCAATCACCTGCTCGTAGGCCGAGATGGTGAGGCGGGCCGACACGCCCGACTTGGCGTCCACGAACTCGGAGCCGCGGGCCTCTACGGCCACCTGCTCCACGAGGTCGTGGATTACCTCGTTGCTGGTCACCATGCCCTTCTGCTCATCTTTAATGCGGGCTTCCTGCTTGGTGATGCGCTTGCCGATTTCAATCGACTTGGGGTAGTGGGTGATAATCTGGGCATCAATCCGGTCCTTGAGCGGCGTCACGATGCTGCCCCGGTTGGTGTAGTCCTCCGGGTTGGCGGTGAACACGAACTGGATATCGAGCGGCAGCCGCACCTTGAAACCGCGAATCTGAATATCGCCCTCCTGCAGAATATTGAACAGCGACACCTGAATGCGCGCCTGCAAATCGGGCAATTCGTTAATCACGAAAATGCCCCGGTGCGCCCGCGGAATCAGGCCGAAGTGAATCACCCGCTCATCGCTGTAAGGTAGTTTCAGCGTGGCGGCTTTGATGGGGTCGGCGTCGCCGATGAGGTCGGCCACCGATACGTCGGGCGTGGCCAGCTTCTCGGTGTAACGGTCGTTGCGGTGCATCCAGGTCACGGGCGTGTCGTCGCCGTGCTCGGCAATCAGATTTTTGGCGAACACCGACAACGGCTGCAGCGGGTCGTCGTTCAGCTCAGAGCCGGCCACCACGGGCATGTACTCATCAAGCAAATTGATGAGCAGACGCGCAATGCGGGTTTTGGCCTGGCCGCGCAGGCCAAGCAGGTTGATATGGTGCCCGGCCAGAATGGCGCGCTGCAACTCTGGAATCACGGTTTCATCGTAGCCGAAAATGCCGGGAAACACGTCCTCCTTCAGGCGGAGCTTGCGGATGAGGTTTTCCCGCAGCTCGGCTTTCACGGTGCGGGGCTTGTAGCCAGATTTTTTCAGCTGGCCGAGGGTGGTGATGTGGGCGGAGTGGTTGGTTGGAAGCTGGTCGTGGGACATGAAGGGGGATAATTGTCATCCTGAGCCGCGCGAAAGACCTTATCACGTCCGCGCCGTTTGAAATAGTATAAGCTGACAAAAGCAACCGTGATAAGATGCCTCCTTCGTCAGCACAACAAAAAAGATGATTTTACAGCGTCTTGCGCCGGTTTTTCTTGTAGTCTTCGAACACCAGGTGGCCCAACCCTTTCAGGCCCGAATAATACGCCTTGCCCTGGTTAACCTCCGTGAATTCCTCCACGAACTTCTGCAAGTACGGGTCGGAGGTAATCATGAACGTAGTGATGGGGATTTTGACGCGGCGGGCGGCGGCAGCCAGGTTCAGGGTCTTGTTCACCACTTTGCGGTCGAGGCCGAAGCTATTTTTATAATAGCCGCCGGCTTCTTTCAGGCAAGTGGGCTTGCCGTCGGTAATCATGAAAATCTGCTTGTTGGGCGTTTTGCGCTTGCGGAGCAGGTCCATGGCCAGCTCCAGGCCAGCCACGGTATTGGTGTGGTACGGCCCAACTTGCAGGTACGGCAGGTCCTTAATTTCAATCTGCCAGGCATCGTTGCCGAACACAATTACATCGAGAAAATCCTTGGGATACTTCTGCTTCACGAGCTCGGCCAGGGCCATGGCCACCTTCTTGGCCGGCGTGATGCGGTCCTCGCCGTAGAGAATCATCGAGTGCGAGATATCAATCATCAGCACGGTGCTGGTCTGGGACTTATGCTCGTTTTCGCGCACTTCGAGGTCGCCTTCGGTCAGCATAAACTCGTCGCTTTCCATGCCGTGGTTCAGCTGGGCATTGCGGATAGACTCGGTCATCTGAATCGACTCCATCGAATCGCCGAAGCGGAACTCGCGCAGGTCGGTGCTCTGCTCGTCGCCCTGCCCGGTGTGGGGCGTGCGGTGGTTGCCGGTACTGCTCTTTTTGAGCTTGCCGAAAATCTCCTCCAGCGCGCTCTTACGGATACCCTGCTCGGTTTTGGGCGTAATCTTGAATTCGCCCTTAGCTTGTTCATTTTCATCAATGTAGCCTTTTTTCTTCAGGTCATCGATGAAATTACCCATGCCGTAGTTGTCGTCGGTGAGGCCGTACTGCTTGTCGAGCTCATTGAGCCATTGCAGGGCCTCGCCTACGTCGCCGGAGGTGATGGTAACGAGCTGCATGAACAGCTTAAATAACGACTCAAAGCCCTTTTCGGGCTGGTCTTCGGGAACAAAATCGCGGAAGCGGAAGCCAACCATGTCATTTAACAATTAACATTTATCATTTAGCAATCGTATGGCGTGGACCATTCGAGTAGTAGTTTGCAAACACCTGAGCGAGCGTGGATGTTCATTAGTAGCACCGCTGGGCCATCTATCAGCTCAGCGTTTGCCACCAGCCGATACCAGTCAGGTGCTAAATGATAAATCTTAATTGTTAAATGAAATGAAAGCAATCTGGAACAACACCGTTGTGGCCGAGAGCGACAACACCGTAGTGGTCGAAAACAACCACTATTTCCCCGCCGATTCCATCAAAAAGGAGTTTTTTGAGGACAGCGTGGCCCAAACCAGCTGCCCCTGGAAAGGCCGCGCCAGCTACTACTCGCTGAGCGTGAACGGTGAGAAGAACAAAGACGCCGCCTGGTATTACCCCGAGCCGAAGGACGCCGCCAAGGAAATTGCCGGCCGCGTCGCCTTCTGGAAAGGCGTGAAAGTGGAGAAATAATCGCCGCCAACACTACTCTGAACACCAGAACGTCGGGCCAATACTGGCTTTGATTTAGGTTTTGGGGCAGCTATCGCCAAATGACAAAAGCCGCTTCCCAACAGGGAAAGCGGCTTTTTTTGATTTTCAGGCAGTAGCTCGAGGCTACGAAATCCACTTGAACTTGTACTCAAGCTTGGGCACGGCCATGCGGTCGCTCACGCGGCGCAGGCGGTTGGGCAGGGCCATCACGTAGTCGCGGGCCTTTTCAGCTTCGCCAGTGAGGTCGCTGAGGTGTTCAATATCCCAGTCGGCGATAAGCGAATCGAGGATATCGGTGTAGTCGGCGCTGGTGTACACGCCCAGGCGCTGGGCGGCATCGGTGAAGTGGCCGAAGGTTTTACCCATCTCCACGCCCATTTCGCGCATGTAGTGGGCGGGCATCACAATTTTCTTGCGCATCATGTCCTCGAAGGCCAGCATCATTTCCGAGGGGTCGTACTTGAAAATCTCGGTCACAAAGGACTTGTACACGCGGGCGTGGCGGTTTTCGTCGCCGGCAATCATGCCGCAGATTTTGGAGAGCTGGTCGTCGCCGGCGGTGCGGGCCAGCTGGCCCACGCGGCGGTGCGAAATATTAGTGGCCTGCTCCTGGTAGCTGGTGTACACGAAGGCACGGTACGGGTCGTTGGCCGTGCCGAGGTCGAAGGCGTCGTTGATGAGAAACTGGGTGCTCACCTCAAACTCGCGCATGTTCACGCGGCCGCTGAGGTAGAGGTAGCGGTTGAGGAGGTCGCCGTGGCGGTTTTCCTCGGCCGTCCAGCCCCGAATCCACTCGGCCCAGCCGTTGTTGCGGTCGCGGTTAATGTTATCAAGCTCGTAGAACCAGGCTTCGTAGTTGGGCAGGGCTTCCTCGGTGATGGTGTCGCCGATAAGCACGGCCAGCAGGTCGTAGCTGAGGCTACCGGCTTTTTCGCGCAGCTCCTTTACTTCGTCAAAAAACGTGTCACGGCGCGAATCAGGCAGGAAATCGGCGGGCTGCCAGCTTTCTTCCACACTTTTGAGGAAGGTGCTCATGTTCGATTTCACGAAGCCTTCCATCTGTTGCAGGACTTCGCTGCGGGTAGTCGATATGGAGGTTTGCATGGAAATGGGGCAAAAAAGCGTGAGGGGTTAATTAAAGAAACGCTTTTCGCGCAACAAAGGTCTTACCCAACCGTAGGGGGGCGGGTATAAGATTATGGCATTTTGACCGATTCGGCACCTAAAAAGTGCCTTTTCAGCCTCAATATCACGGATTATCCGGCCCCTGAAAGTGGTACACCCGTACCCACGAGTCGGGGCCGCAGGGTATTGCGGCCGCTTCGGGGTGGAGCAGCAGGCGCGGCCCGTCCAGGCCGAAGCGGCGGCTGAGCCAGTGCGCCGTTTCGGGGCTGAGCACCCACAGCGCCTGGAGCGACACACCAAAAGTAGGCCGCCGGGCCAGCCGACGGAGGCATTCGGTCTGGTCGGTGGTGCCGGTAAGGGCCTGGCGCAGGCGGGCCTGGGACGCATCGTGCGAAGACCAGCCGGTGAGCAGCAGCACCGGGCCGGGGCCGAGGGAATAACCGCGAAAGGGCGAGAGACTTTTCAGTAAATCGTTGGTGCCGGCCAATATGCGAACCGAGCCGCCACTCCGGGTCTGAATGTAACGCAGGCCGCTTTCGTGCTGGCGCCTCTCCTGGCTCAGGACCTGGTGGCGGTGCCAGGTTTTGGCCCCGTAGAGCAGCCCCGCCACCACACCGGCCAAGGCGAAGGCCGGCCACACGAACGCCGGCATCGCCCGGCGCGCCGAAGTCTCGGTTGGCTTCAGCAGAAACGCTCCATTGGCCAGCAACCAGAAATCGAGAATGGGCAGCTCCAGTCGCGGGGGCAGCTTGAGCCAGCCCGCCAAAAAAACCAGCATCCCGGCAAAGGCCGCCTGCACCAGCCAGAAGCCCACCGCGAACCCGGGCCGACGCCCGGCGGCAAAAGCCGTGGCCGCCAGGGCCAGCAACAGCGGGAAATAGTCGCGCAGCAGCAGGCCGGCGCGCAGGTACAGCTTGGCCGGCACTTCCCGGGTGAGAAAATCGCGCACGTCGAACTGGTAAGCCCGCTGGCACATTTCCTCGTTCACCACGGTCGCGTCGCCCATCAGCCACAGGCTCAGGGCAGCCGTGCCGAGGCTATCGGCCGGCGTGCGCGGCTGGGGCCGGAGCTGGTCGAAATCGAGAATACGGGCAAAATAACGGTCCCGGGCCTGGGTGTGGGCCTCGTTGGGCGTTTGAGCTGCGGCGGCCAGCAGGGTGGCCAGCACCAGCACAGCAACGCTGCCAGCCAACGTTGCCAGCGCCTGCCGCCAGCTGCCGGCCAGCCATACCACCGCCGGCAGGGCAACCGCCAGCCCCATTACGGCTAGGCTGGGCCGCATGCACCACGCGGCCAGCAGCCCCACAAGACCCACTGCCAGGGCCTTCCGGCTTCCCGGCCGCTGCGCCGCGAACAGCACCGCCGCGCCGGCCAGTAGCAGCGCCACCCGCACGTAGCTAAACCACAGCCAGTGCTCGACCCAGGCCAGCCCAAAAAACACAACCAGCGCCAGGGTTACGACCTCGGCCCGCCACCGCGGCCGCAGCAGCTTATCGAGCACCGCGAAAGTCAGCACCGTGGCCAAAAGCATG
This region includes:
- a CDS encoding vWA domain-containing protein, which translates into the protein MVGFRFRDFVPEDQPEKGFESLFKLFMQLVTITSGDVGEALQWLNELDKQYGLTDDNYGMGNFIDDLKKKGYIDENEQAKGEFKITPKTEQGIRKSALEEIFGKLKKSSTGNHRTPHTGQGDEQSTDLREFRFGDSMESIQMTESIRNAQLNHGMESDEFMLTEGDLEVRENEHKSQTSTVLMIDISHSMILYGEDRITPAKKVAMALAELVKQKYPKDFLDVIVFGNDAWQIEIKDLPYLQVGPYHTNTVAGLELAMDLLRKRKTPNKQIFMITDGKPTCLKEAGGYYKNSFGLDRKVVNKTLNLAAAARRVKIPITTFMITSDPYLQKFVEEFTEVNQGKAYYSGLKGLGHLVFEDYKKNRRKTL
- a CDS encoding DUF427 domain-containing protein → MKAIWNNTVVAESDNTVVVENNHYFPADSIKKEFFEDSVAQTSCPWKGRASYYSLSVNGEKNKDAAWYYPEPKDAAKEIAGRVAFWKGVKVEK
- a CDS encoding COG4705 family protein translates to MNKIAQVTLLFWITKICATTLGETAGDLLAQTMNVGYGTSSLILLGIFLVVLAGQLAMSRYIPVLYWATILATSTAGTTMSDYMDRTLGLGYATGSLILVSLLGLVLGLWWLREKSLSVTEIRTRTGEVFYWAAILVSNTLGTALGDFLADDSGLGFGGGALLIGGLLAVLVLAYYFTGISRVLLFWAAFVLTRPFGATFGDLLTKPTAKQGLGFGTEGSSLILFGLLVALVLYETLRRKPAGVAEPGGIAAR
- a CDS encoding sigma 54-interacting transcriptional regulator, encoding MSHDQLPTNHSAHITTLGQLKKSGYKPRTVKAELRENLIRKLRLKEDVFPGIFGYDETVIPELQRAILAGHHINLLGLRGQAKTRIARLLINLLDEYMPVVAGSELNDDPLQPLSVFAKNLIAEHGDDTPVTWMHRNDRYTEKLATPDVSVADLIGDADPIKAATLKLPYSDERVIHFGLIPRAHRGIFVINELPDLQARIQVSLFNILQEGDIQIRGFKVRLPLDIQFVFTANPEDYTNRGSIVTPLKDRIDAQIITHYPKSIEIGKRITKQEARIKDEQKGMVTSNEVIHDLVEQVAVEARGSEFVDAKSGVSARLTISAYEQVIAGAERRALVNGEANTYVRLGDFISAVPAVTGKVELVYEGEQEGAGIVAEKLMGKAIRTLFLNYFPDPDKSKKLKNRPSPYKAIQEWFGNGHTLDLLHDASTEDYKHALDLVPGLRDIVTELHPNETPEHTYFLMEFLLHGLSEHSLISRNRLTAGAQFKDLLSSMFTMPTFGEDEDDEDDEEKPRKRR
- a CDS encoding acyl-ACP desaturase — protein: MQTSISTTRSEVLQQMEGFVKSNMSTFLKSVEESWQPADFLPDSRRDTFFDEVKELREKAGSLSYDLLAVLIGDTITEEALPNYEAWFYELDNINRDRNNGWAEWIRGWTAEENRHGDLLNRYLYLSGRVNMREFEVSTQFLINDAFDLGTANDPYRAFVYTSYQEQATNISHRRVGQLARTAGDDQLSKICGMIAGDENRHARVYKSFVTEIFKYDPSEMMLAFEDMMRKKIVMPAHYMREMGVEMGKTFGHFTDAAQRLGVYTSADYTDILDSLIADWDIEHLSDLTGEAEKARDYVMALPNRLRRVSDRMAVPKLEYKFKWIS
- a CDS encoding DUF4112 domain-containing protein, whose product is MLPRTQPPPPFPSFDADERLRWVERVARLMDSQFQLPGTRFRFGLDPLLGLLPVVGDLSTTVVSIALLLTMARHGASGAVVVRMALNILIDTVVGGIPIIGNVFDFAYKSNERNVALLRRHYAEGRHGGSGRGLILLLLVVLVAIVGLVGWGSVLLLRWGWHQLS